A segment of the Bacillota bacterium genome:
TTAAGATGGCTTCTTTGGCTCCCAGGGCCGTTTCATAAGTACCACTGATCCTGGACGAGAGAAAAATAGCCAAAATATCATGGCCCGCAGCCAGCAACCGCCCAAATACAGCCTGGATTTCACCCTGGGAGGGCTGGGAAGAGGTGGGGATAACCGGGCTCCGGTCCAGCTTGTCGTAGAAGTAATCTAACGGTACCTCGCTTTCCACGAACGACTCATCAGGGAAGTGTACGGTGAGGGGGATAACGGTAATGTCCAGCTCTCTCTGGGTCTGTCGATGGATATCCGAAGTGCTGTCGGTGACCAACTTTACAGCCATGGTGGACCTCCTACTAATTAGTACCGGTTGTATTCTCCTTCTTGGGGTCTACTTCCTGCTCCTAAGTGGACGGTGGGGGTAGAAATTTGATCACAATTGATTATTGCGGCCAGCCATGATAGTCATGACCTCGTTGTCGTTCACCGGAGAAAAATCTTGGTAGAATTGACCCACAGCAAAGAAATGTTCCTCACAAAGGACGTATCTCACCTCGTCGGCCAGTTCGTTCAGTTTAGACAGCGTAGAGGGAGCAATTACCGGTGTGGCTACGATGATGCGCTGGGCGCTCAGACTTCTTAAAAAACCGATGGCTGCTATTACAGTCTGGCCGGTGGCAATGCCATCATCGACAATAATGGCTGTTGTTTGTTCCAGGTTAGGATAGTCGGCGCTCCGGCGGTATTGTTCCAACTGTTGTCTTATCAGAGCCCCTGTTTCTTTAGCCGCTGTCTGCCAATAGGTGGGGGAGATATTCAATTTGGCTGCGGTGGTTTGGTCCACGTTTACTCTACCGGCCGGGTCCACGGAACCGATAGCCAACTCAGGGTTGAAAGGAGCACCGATTTTCTTCGTTACAATCAGATCCAGCGGCAGATTGAGGTGCTCAGCCACTTCAGCTGCCACCACCACGCCACCTCTGGGGATGGCAAAAACAATGCAGTTGCGGCAGCGATCCAAGTCCCGGAGTTTTTCCGCCAACTGTATTCCGGCCTGGCATCTGTCCTTAAACACGCTATTCACCCCCAATTATATTATATCCTAACCGAGCAATTAGGCTCACCTTCAGGCAAAGTCTTCAGGATGACAACGAAGCAGAGCGTACATAGCGATGACAAATGGTGACCATCAGGATGATAATCTTAACCATCTTTTATACTGTGGCTTTTCGCACAGTAACGTCTCTGTTGTCATCAACTGGGTGTGGCTGCTTCTTAAAGCAGGATTATTGTGATTACTCTAGAAAATATTAATACTAAGCTCGAAAAATACCAGCCTGGGGCGGAAAGAAGGGTTATACCAATGTGGCGACTACTAGGCAGCGGTCTTATGTTAGGGCTTTCTATTGCGATACCCCTGGGACCGGTGAGTATTCAGCAGATTCGTCAAGGTTTGCTGGGAGGGTTTTGGCCGGCGTTTTCAGTGTCTCTAGGAGCCGTAACGGGAGATACAGCCTTCTTTTCGCTGGTAGCTTTCGGGCTGGCTCCGATAATCTTTCGTTATCCGCTGATTAAAGCAGTGCTATGGCTGGTGGGGACGTTGTTTCTCCTCCGCTTGGGCCTGGGCAGTGTGCGCCAGCTAAAGACAATAGATCTTGACTTGACCGACGACCAAAACACGGGTAACCGGAGGGCGGCTTACTTTAGCGGTTTGTATCTCCAGATTACTAACCCCATGGGGTTTGTTCTGTGGAGCTCTGTGGGGACAGCTGTGTTCGCCAGTGCAGGGCTATCTTGGCAGGCTGACTCCCGGTTGCAGGTATTCCCCCTTTATGTGGGAGTAATTGTCGGAATTTTGGGTTGGGGCTTGGTTCTTTCCGTGCTGTTATCCTGGGGCCGGCGGTTTGTGAGACCGGAAGTTCTGGTTCGGATCAACCGGGTTTGCGGCTTTGTTCTACTTGGTTTTGCTTTCTATTTTGGTTGGCAGTTTATTAAGTCCATCTTAGATTTAGGCTATATAGTTGAATGAGACACGTCATTTCCGAAAAAACCATTAAAAATGAGTCATATTGCCTCTAAAGTGTGATATAATAATAGCGCAGAACATAGAGAGAAGGGTTGCTATGAACAGGCTGCGCTATGTGAATTGGTTGGAGGGCGAGGAGAAGCTAAGATCCAGGGAGGCTGCCGGCAGTAAAGGGGCGACGACCGGTCAGAAGCAGGCCGGGGTGGGGTTTAGCGTCCGGCCGCGGGCGTACCTTGAGTTTCTAAGCGTAAACGGATTGTTTGCTGAAATAAGGGATTTGTTGGCCGGCGTGGATATGGATGCTGCCGCTGATTTGTGGGGTCGCAGTGCTGCTATCCGGCAGCTTATTGTGCGAACTGAGCTGCCGCCGCAGATTGAGCAAGAAATCATAGCTGCCTATGAAAAACTGACTCAGGGCAGCGGTGGTCCGGGTTGTTCTCTTAGTGTACAGAGCCGTGTTATGGTGACAGCCGCCGGACAAACGGCCGGGAGGCTGACGGAAAAGTTCGATCCCTACGAGGATATTCTGGGGTCGGAGCAGCTAATCGTGTATGTAAAACGCTGTTGGGCCCGGCTGTGGACACCGCGGGCTCTATATTGCCGGCAGCAGATGGGGTGTCCCCACTTAGATGTGTTGCCGGTGGTGACAGTGGCGAAGATCCCGGCAAAAGAAGCAGCGATAGCGTGAGAGAAGCTTGGGTCCGGCGGTGACGCCGGACCCAAGCTCTTATTTGAGCGCATTTTTGATTCGGCGCCGTTTGGCCGTGGCATGCTACTTCCTTACCAGGCTTATGTTACCCCCGGTGTGCCGGTTCGGTAGGGAACCTATCGGCCTTAAGTCCCAAATAAGTGCTAAGGGTAAGATTAGCCAAGGGGTCGGCGGCGGCCGGAGTAGAAGCATGGGCCAAAAGCAGCCAGAGGGACAGATGTCCGTGCAAGGTGGGGCTTACAATTACCATACTGGTTCCCGCACTGCCATGGGCGAGCAGGCCTAGCAGCCACTCATCTCTTTGCCACAGCGTTGCTTGAGTAACGCCGATCTTATTGTCCGGCGCCGGTACGGTGATTCCAGCCGAGGGGAGGGTAATGGTACTTCTGGTTTCCAACCCTTTGAGCAGCATGGCGGCATCGGGAAAGGTATCGGCCGGGCAAAAAAGGATCTTTGATCCCAGCAGTCGAGTGGGAAGCAGATGCAAGGTACTGTCATCAAAGAACATCCAGGAGAAAGATAGGATTACTCCCAGAGCTTTGGTCAAAGCAGCATTAAAAGACGTAGCTAACTTTCTAGCCGGCGTGTGGGAATTGTTCAGGGATCGGCGTAAGACGTTTAGGCAGAGCTGATCCGCCACTGGGACGATAATGTCAAAAACAGGCATATCCATATAGACAGGCTTATTATCTACCACGGCCACCAGCAGTTGCCCATCTTGAGGACAAAGCAGTTGATATAATTCCGGCACAGTGGCCAGCATAAGATTTGCTATTTCCACGGCAGGCGAACAAGCTGTAAGAGTTAGTAACGCTTTGAACAGTGCCTTCGCATCTTGCCAGTTACGGCTGAGCTTGACTTCGGCCGCTATCAGCCGGCCGGTGCTCCTGGCTGCTTGCTCAAGCAGGCCGGTGCTTTTGACCCGGGCGGCACCTTCCTTGTAGTCGAGCACAGAGTGGGCGGCACTTTTGGCCAGAAAATGGTGCAACCAGCAGCCGACTTGTGGATGCTCGGCACAAATGGAAGCGATGTACTTTTGGCCATCGGTACTGGCAGCTGCATGTAAGAACTTGGCTAAGCGAAGTTCTGCCGACATGCTTCTTACCCTCCTGGGCCTACTTACCTGGGCCTACTTATCGATCTGGTTACATGTTCGGTAAGAAGCGGCTGTTTCCCTGCCTGTCGCTGATAAAGAGCTGCTGTTTCCACCTGAGTAATGGGTAGGAAGGAGTCAGCGGCTGCTGGAGCCTGAGCTTGAGCCATGGTTGCGATGGTTTAGCTTGTATATGTAGTAGGTAAGGGCGAACAAGAAACCGGCGATTACCGTGGGGGCGTCTTCCACGAAACCGTCTATGCTCATACCGAGCACCGGACCTCCTAGACGTCCGGTGGCCCGAACACCCCGGTCAAACTCAAGATCGATGTCAAAACCGAAAACGTCACCGCCGCAGCGCCCGGTAATGTTGTTCCCGGTGGCCGATAGGGTAAGATCATTTCCGGCTAAGGTACCACCGATACGAACAGAAAGGTGACTGCTGCTGATTTGGCCGCTCACGTCTTGACCCCAAAAGAGTCCGCCGATGCGCCCTTCGATGGAGCCGGCGGCCAGGTTATACGTAAGGTTGATATCCATGCCGGAGAAGACGCCGCCGATGCGGCCAGCAATGGTGGTGGGGGTGACAGTGGCCTGAACGTCGTAACCGCCGATGGCACCGCCTACCCGGGCCCTTACTGTTCCCATGGTGATCACTCTCCTTCTATAGATCGCACTGCTCTGGGCGGTCCGGCCCCGGCAGTGTCAATGTTTGCCCATGGAGATATTGTACAGTATTTATCAATGGATAACTAGGGAGCGGACTAAGCTTCGCGTTGGGGATGGGCCTGGGGGTTGGGCCCTTGGCTGGGTTTGCGACCAGGCAGTATTGGAACTAAAGAGGCAAGTTATGGTATGCTGTAACCGCACTGCCATCTTAGCTGACAAAATATGAATACGGCTGTGCGGGAGGGAGGATGCCATGGCAAAGGAATTGAAAATTGTGGGAAAGGGAAAAACCCTGGTGCCCATTATTTCCTGGGCCGATGATTTGGATGAGGATACTATCCGGCAGGCTATTAATCTGGCCAATTTGCCCTTTGCTTACCGGCACGTTTGCCTCATGGCCGATGCGCACGTGGGCTACGGCATGCCTATCGGTGGGATTCTCGCGGCCAAGGGGCACATTATTCCCAATGCCGTGGGTGTTGATATAGGTTGCGGGGTCAGGGCCTGGTGTACCCAGGTAGAGGTGGAACGCTTTTTGCCGGTGCGATCCGAAATCTTAGCTGAGATCCATGGCTCCATTCCTACCGGCTTTGATTGGCATCGCACCCAGCAGACTGATGAGATCTTTGACCGGGCTCCGAGATCACCGGTTATTCGTAAGGAGTTGAACCGGGCTCGCTATCAGCTCGGCACCTTGGGCGGCGGGAACCATTTTATTGAGGCCGGGTCCGATGAGCAGGGCCTGGTCTGGCTGATGGTGCATTCCGGCAGCCGAAATTTGGGCAAACAGGTGGCCACTTACTATAACCAGGTGGCGAAGAAGTGGAGCGAGAAGCATTCGCCTTCTATTCCGCCGGCACATCAGTTGGCCTGTCTGTCGGTGGATAGCGAGGATGGGAAAGAATACATTGCCGCCATGCAGTATTGCCTTGATTTTGCCCGGACCAATCGGGAGCATATGATGCGACGGGTCCTAGCTGTTTGGGGCGAATACTTCGCCGACAGGCCCAGCCCCTACATCGATGTACACCACAACTACGCCGCTTATGAACGGCACTTCGGTACTTGGCTGTGGCTGCACCGAAAGGGCGCTGTCCGGGCCGCCGGCCGGGTGGTGGTGCCGGGTTCCATGGGCACCAAATCATATATTGGCCAGGGCTTGGAGGATCCGGACTCTTTTTGTTCTTGCAGCCACGGTGCCGGGCGAGTTCTAGGCCGGCGGGAAGCGAAACGTACTATTTCGACCCAGGAAGTCCGGCGCCAGTTGGAAGCGCAAGATATTGAACTGGTTAAGACCAAAATGCATGATGTGGCCGAGGAGAGCCCAGAGGCATACAAGGATATTGATCGGGTAATGCAAAACCAGCAGGATTTGGTTCAGATTGAGGTGACGTTGACGCCGCTGGGTGTAATTAAAGGTTAGGACGAGGGAACTTTTTTCTGGTCCGGTACGTCTAAGCAGATGACAAGCATCCACAGCTTTATTGGGGGAGGGAGAATGATGAGCAGAAAAGGAAAGCTGACGGTGTTTCTGGCTGGAATCTTGACCGGGGTAATGTTGATGACAGCGGTCGGGTTTACCAGTCTGGGAGAAATTAAGGCTTCGTTTGCTCCGGTGCGGTATTTGATTCAGGGTAAAGAGGTCCGCCCCAGTGATCAGCCGTATTACTACTTCAACGGGAAAGTATACGTGCCGGCGAGCTTGATCCATGCCGGTACCACCTACCTGCCGCTGCGCTTTGTAGCTGAGGCTTTGGGGCTGAAGGTGGATTGGAACGGGGATACAGGGACCATAAGTATCGCGGAACCGGAACCGGTAACCCAGCCTTCCTATCCTCGCGAGGTGCCGCTTACGATGCTGACCAGGGAGTCGGCTCCGAAAGAGATCACGACCCTGTTGGATTATTCCACTGGTACGGAGTTGGCCCAAAGCTACACTCTGGGAGAAAAGACCTATCTGATTGTAACCCGGGGTTCCTGCTCCACCGGAGGCTATGCGGTTCTTATTAAGCAGGTGCTGGAGACCGAGACCGAGGTGGTGGTAAAGGTTGAGTACCAAGACCCGGCACCGAATGCCGAAGTCACTCAAGCCATCACTTACCCCTACGTTATGGCTATGATAGGAAAGACTACGAAGCCGGTACGCTTTGAGGGCGCAGGCGATGCTTATGTGCCCCAGCTTTACGGGCTGAAACACATGGAACAGATTACAGCCGAAGCTAAGAGCATAAAGCTGCTGGCTCCGGTAACCGGAGGAGATAGTCTCACTGTGCGGGGCATTGCCCGGGTGTTTGAGGCGGCGGTGAGTTGGCGCTTAACTGATAAACGAGGTGAAGAGAAAAAGCGCGGTTTTGTCACAGCGGCGATCGGGGGGCCGGATTGGGGCTATTTCAGCTTTGAAGTGCCGGCAGAATATCAGCAGGCGGGGTACAGACTGCACGTGTATGAAGCCAGCGCCAAAGACGGTACTCCGATAAATGTCATTGAAATTCCGCTGGAAAAATACGTACAGTTGGCCCACTGACCGTGGCCCCGGCACTCAATCGGCAAGTTCAAGCTTGGTAAATCGTAGAATCCAATCCCGCAGAGGAAAGGTAGCGGATAGAGGAACCTAAACTTGTGGATTGAGTGCCGGGGGGCAGGATATCGCTGACAGAGTGCAGAAGATAGTGGCAAAAGTAGCCAACAGCATGAGGAGGAGATTTCATGAGGCGAAGGTGGCTAACGGTCTGGGTGGTGGCTTTGGCACTAGTTCTTGTTTACGGTACCGCCCAGGGTGCCAACCTGACCAAAACCATTAAAGCAGCGTATCGTAACATTGCCATCGTAATCGACGGTAAGGCCAACATTCCGGCGGAAGA
Coding sequences within it:
- a CDS encoding phosphoribosyltransferase — encoded protein: MFKDRCQAGIQLAEKLRDLDRCRNCIVFAIPRGGVVVAAEVAEHLNLPLDLIVTKKIGAPFNPELAIGSVDPAGRVNVDQTTAAKLNISPTYWQTAAKETGALIRQQLEQYRRSADYPNLEQTTAIIVDDGIATGQTVIAAIGFLRSLSAQRIIVATPVIAPSTLSKLNELADEVRYVLCEEHFFAVGQFYQDFSPVNDNEVMTIMAGRNNQL
- a CDS encoding LysE family translocator, with amino-acid sequence MWRLLGSGLMLGLSIAIPLGPVSIQQIRQGLLGGFWPAFSVSLGAVTGDTAFFSLVAFGLAPIIFRYPLIKAVLWLVGTLFLLRLGLGSVRQLKTIDLDLTDDQNTGNRRAAYFSGLYLQITNPMGFVLWSSVGTAVFASAGLSWQADSRLQVFPLYVGVIVGILGWGLVLSVLLSWGRRFVRPEVLVRINRVCGFVLLGFAFYFGWQFIKSILDLGYIVE
- a CDS encoding RtcB family protein, which gives rise to MKIVGKGKTLVPIISWADDLDEDTIRQAINLANLPFAYRHVCLMADAHVGYGMPIGGILAAKGHIIPNAVGVDIGCGVRAWCTQVEVERFLPVRSEILAEIHGSIPTGFDWHRTQQTDEIFDRAPRSPVIRKELNRARYQLGTLGGGNHFIEAGSDEQGLVWLMVHSGSRNLGKQVATYYNQVAKKWSEKHSPSIPPAHQLACLSVDSEDGKEYIAAMQYCLDFARTNREHMMRRVLAVWGEYFADRPSPYIDVHHNYAAYERHFGTWLWLHRKGAVRAAGRVVVPGSMGTKSYIGQGLEDPDSFCSCSHGAGRVLGRREAKRTISTQEVRRQLEAQDIELVKTKMHDVAEESPEAYKDIDRVMQNQQDLVQIEVTLTPLGVIKG
- a CDS encoding protease complex subunit PrcB family protein, whose translation is MSRKGKLTVFLAGILTGVMLMTAVGFTSLGEIKASFAPVRYLIQGKEVRPSDQPYYYFNGKVYVPASLIHAGTTYLPLRFVAEALGLKVDWNGDTGTISIAEPEPVTQPSYPREVPLTMLTRESAPKEITTLLDYSTGTELAQSYTLGEKTYLIVTRGSCSTGGYAVLIKQVLETETEVVVKVEYQDPAPNAEVTQAITYPYVMAMIGKTTKPVRFEGAGDAYVPQLYGLKHMEQITAEAKSIKLLAPVTGGDSLTVRGIARVFEAAVSWRLTDKRGEEKKRGFVTAAIGGPDWGYFSFEVPAEYQQAGYRLHVYEASAKDGTPINVIEIPLEKYVQLAH